The following is a genomic window from Paenibacillus thiaminolyticus.
GTGCGCAGCAGCTTCCCGCCACCCGGCAAGCCCTACGAACTATGGACGGGAATAACGGTTCCCGTCTTCATGCTCCTTGACCGGAGCGTGATCGACTTCATCGAAAGGCACTTCCGTATCGGCGTCCTTATCCGGCTCTTCTCCCGCTTCCTCCTTCTCCTGCATGCGCTGATGCTGATCCTGCATCTTCTGATAGACCGCATAGAAGTTGAAGAAAGCATAGTAGGCAATGACAGAGCCTGCGAAGAAGATGAGCAGGAACGGCCATTTGAACAAGCTGAAATATAAGATGGCGCCGCTGACGACGGTCGTCATGATGATGCGGAACGGGCGCAGCAGCGTCAGCAGGATGCTGTTCTTGACCAACTGAACCGTTTTCATATGATAGTGTGCCACCATCGAGAAAAAATTAAACAGCGACACGAACAAGACGATGAGCAGTCCGAGCATGACGAATCCGACGAGCTGCATAGACTTGAGCTGCGTCATGTATACGGTATAATCCACATACATGATAACGAACAGCAGCGTATAGAAGATGCCGCCGACCATGGCTTGCTTGTAGTTCTCCTTGTAGGACTTGAAAAAGGTTTTGAGCAATTTGGCATCTGTATCGCCCATGACCCACTTGCGGCCTACCGAGAACATGGCGGCTGTCGCCGGGAAGAGCGTGAACGGGGCGCTGATCCCCATCATCCAGTTCATCGTGATCGATTCATTCAGCATGTTTTGCTGCATAACGAGCAATTTGACCAGCACAAAAAAGAAAAACGGCGCCGAACAGAGGAGCCAAAGCACGTTCGTGACCGAGAATCGCATTATCCATTCTGAAATGCGGTAAAAGCCGCCCATTATCCCTCGAAATTCCAAAGGTCATTCCCCCTCGAATACATCATCCTGTCCTATCTACTATAATACAAAGCTCCCCTGCTATGCCAGTGCCTATTTTCCAACGCTCTAGGTACTTGCTCAGGCGCAAATGCCCCCCCGGCATATGATACTACTGTAGTTCAAAACCTTTGCATGTTCTAAAGGAGGTTGTAACATGGGCCACGTAGGAGGATACGGCGGTTTCTGGACGTCAACAGGTACAATTCTCGTGTTGTTCATTCTGTTAGTTATCGTTAGCCGCGCCCTTATCATCTGATTCGGCGGCGCCGTAAACGCAAAGAGACCGCTCTAATGCGGTCTCTTTGTATTGCTGTATCGTGAAGACGGCATTAGCCGTCGCCTATTCACATTTTATTCGTCGCGTTGGCGGCGCCCTTCATCGTTGAAGCGGCGCGGTCTGCGATCCCCGTTGCGGTCCCGGGAATCTCCGCGGCTGCCGCCCCGGTTGTCGCGGCCATAACCGCCACGATTATCCCGGCCGTACCCTCCGCGGCGATCGCCGCCTCCTTGGCGTCCTCCGCGGTTATACGGCGCGGACAGCTTGCGGCCGCTGGAGCGCAGGTCCGGCTTGCGGCGCTTCACGCGAATCGGATCTTCCGGAGTCAGCGAAATCTGGACATCCTTCTTCTCGCCCGTCAGCAACTTGAATGCCGCGGACAGCAGATGCACCGAGTCGTATTGCTCGAGCAGTTGAATCGCAATGCCCTTGTATTCGTTCAAATCGGTATCCTTCAGCACTTCCATCATACGTTCGGCGGCAATGCGCTGCTTGCCCTCGATCGCATCCGCCAGTGTCGGAATCGGCTTGCGCGGGATGCGGTGGCGGGTAACCCGTTCGATGAAGTTCAAATGGTCAATCTCGCGCGGCGTCACGAACGACCAGGCGCTGCCTTCCTTGCCGGCGCGGCCGGTACGGCCGATGCGGTGCACGTAAGATTCCGGATCCTGCGGCAGGTCGAAGTTGATGACATGAGTAACCCCGGATACGTCCAAGCCCCGGGCTGCCACGTCGGTAGCGACCAGCACATCGATACTGCCGTCGCGGAATTTGCGCATGACGTTGTCGCGCTGATTCTGGGACAGATCCCCGTGCAAGCCGTCAGCGGAATAGCCGCGCTTCTGCAGCGCTTCGGACAGTTCGTCAACACGGCGCTTCGTGCGGCCGAATACAATCGCCAGCTCCGGCGATTCCATGTCGAGCAAGCGGCTCAATGCGTCGAACTTCACCCGTTCAGGTACTTCGATATAAGCTTGTTCGATCAGCGGAGCGCTCACCTGCTTCGGCATGACGGAGACATGCTCCGGATCGCGCAGGAATTGATTCGCCAGCTTCTGGATGTTCGGAGGCATCGTGGCCGAGAACAGCATCGTCTGGCGCTCTTCCGGCACGAGGCTCAGAATCGACGTGATGTCTTCCATGAAGCCCATGTCGAGCATCTCGTCCGCCTCGTCCAATACGACCGTCTGCACATCGTTCAGACGAATCGTCTTACGGTTAATGTGGTCCAGCAAGCGGCCCGGCGTTCCGATAATAATCTGCGGGTGCTTCTTCAGTGCGCGAATCTGCCGGCCAATATCCTGTCCGCCATAAATCGGCAGGGAACGAACTCCTTTGAATCGGGTCAGCTTGCCGATCTCTTCGGCTACCTGAATGGCTAACTCGCGGGTAGGGGTCATAACGAGAGCGACGACTCGCTCTTCCGACGGGTCAATCTTGGAGATAAGCGGAATTCCAAATGCGGCAGTCTTGCCTGTTCCTGTCTGAGCCTGTCCAATCAAGTCACGTCCCGTCATTGCTACCGGAATCGCTTTTTCTTGAATCGGAGTGGCTTCTTCAAACCCTAATTCCGTAATCGCTTGAAGCAATTTCGGCTCTAGGCCGAATTCTACAAATGTCTTCAATATATTCATACTCCTTCATTGTGGACAATCCACAGCCTTGTCTGTATTCTTAAGTAGCGCGACAATGGTGACGAAAGGCACTTCCAGCCGCTCGTCTTCTCATATACAATGCGGAGGGGTCCTGCACGGCGGACTTCCACCATGTAATCATATTATGGACATCGTGGGTATCATAAGCCTACTCAAGAATATCCAACATATTATAACACAAACGATTGAAAGAATACCAGTTCCGAACTAACCAATACTACCTCATGAGGTGACATCACGTTGAAGCGAATTTTCCACTGCATCATTATCATCTTCGGCGCCGCCTGTATCGCCGCCTCCTTCAATCTGTTCCTGCTGCCGCACCATTTGCTTAGCGGCGGGTTATCGGGCGTGTCGCTGGTGACGAATTACTTGACTGGCTGGAATCCAAGCATATTGTATTTCACCTTTAATCTTCCGATCTTGATCTGGGGCTGGTTCGTGCTGGGCAAGCGGTTCATCGGGTACAGCATTCTCAGCGTCGCCACTACGACCTGGCTGCTGACTGTCATCCCCGTCCATTCGGTGACCAATGAGCCGCTGCTTGCCGCCATCTTCGGCGGGACGCTCGTCGGGATCGGCAGCGGAGTCTCGCTGCGCGTCGGCGGTTCGTCCGGCGGCTTCGACATCATCGGATCGATCGTGACCCGCTATCGCGATTTCTCGATTCAGAGCATCCTGATCGTCTTGAACGGTGCCGTTATTTTCTCGCACGGATACATATCCCAAGAATGGGAGCTTGTCCTCTATTCCATGGTGTCTATCTTCACGACGAGCAAAATTATCGGCACGATCT
Proteins encoded in this region:
- a CDS encoding DEAD/DEAH box helicase — translated: MKTFVEFGLEPKLLQAITELGFEEATPIQEKAIPVAMTGRDLIGQAQTGTGKTAAFGIPLISKIDPSEERVVALVMTPTRELAIQVAEEIGKLTRFKGVRSLPIYGGQDIGRQIRALKKHPQIIIGTPGRLLDHINRKTIRLNDVQTVVLDEADEMLDMGFMEDITSILSLVPEERQTMLFSATMPPNIQKLANQFLRDPEHVSVMPKQVSAPLIEQAYIEVPERVKFDALSRLLDMESPELAIVFGRTKRRVDELSEALQKRGYSADGLHGDLSQNQRDNVMRKFRDGSIDVLVATDVAARGLDVSGVTHVINFDLPQDPESYVHRIGRTGRAGKEGSAWSFVTPREIDHLNFIERVTRHRIPRKPIPTLADAIEGKQRIAAERMMEVLKDTDLNEYKGIAIQLLEQYDSVHLLSAAFKLLTGEKKDVQISLTPEDPIRVKRRKPDLRSSGRKLSAPYNRGGRQGGGDRRGGYGRDNRGGYGRDNRGGSRGDSRDRNGDRRPRRFNDEGRRQRDE
- a CDS encoding YesL family protein; the protein is MEFRGIMGGFYRISEWIMRFSVTNVLWLLCSAPFFFFVLVKLLVMQQNMLNESITMNWMMGISAPFTLFPATAAMFSVGRKWVMGDTDAKLLKTFFKSYKENYKQAMVGGIFYTLLFVIMYVDYTVYMTQLKSMQLVGFVMLGLLIVLFVSLFNFFSMVAHYHMKTVQLVKNSILLTLLRPFRIIMTTVVSGAILYFSLFKWPFLLIFFAGSVIAYYAFFNFYAVYQKMQDQHQRMQEKEEAGEEPDKDADTEVPFDEVDHAPVKEHEDGNRYSRP
- a CDS encoding YitT family protein; this translates as MKRIFHCIIIIFGAACIAASFNLFLLPHHLLSGGLSGVSLVTNYLTGWNPSILYFTFNLPILIWGWFVLGKRFIGYSILSVATTTWLLTVIPVHSVTNEPLLAAIFGGTLVGIGSGVSLRVGGSSGGFDIIGSIVTRYRDFSIQSILIVLNGAVIFSHGYISQEWELVLYSMVSIFTTSKIIGTIYINHYKVTVFIITREKEALINKLLCLPHGVTVIKTRGAFTDIEKDMLMTVTTRYELPDLKRSIMEIDPKAFVNIVETVGVIGNFRRPMSK